DNA sequence from the Verrucomicrobiota bacterium genome:
AAGTCCACATCGATTGTATCGGAAATATGCGTCACTTTATTGCGGGCTTTGATCGCGACATAGACGGGGCGGGTGTAGCGCCGGATAATGTCCGGATTGCCCTTGTAGTTGCGGAAAGAATCGACGATGCCGGAGTGATTTTCCATTTTTTCGCATTCCCATCCATTGATGACATAGCCGTCGATGAGGTCATTGATCTTGGCATTTTCGATCATGCGGCCGTGGTAGTAGTACTGAATATTACCCATGCCGATCGTAACATCGTCCACGGTCAGGTTTTTGAGTCCCTTTTGTTTGAGATAGCCATCAAATGCGTTGAACCACTTAATGTAATCTGCTCCGTCCCAGCCGTTGTGGTTTCCGGCTGTTTTATAATAATCGTTGATCAGTTGCAGGCGGGGCGGGACGCCAACCGCGCCTTCCTCCCCGAGGAAGAGAATTTCTTTACGTGTAGATTCATCATATCGATAGGAATAGTCGATTGGGCTGTTGTACAGGCTGTCGCGGTAAACCCCGACGCTGGTGGCGTGATGGGGGTCAAACCAGCCGTTGGTGTACTGCTTGTCATCGTAGGGCAGCATGTGCAGCTTGCATGCCAAGTTTTGCCGGCTAAACCCCGAGCTGTAGGTGATGATACGTGTCGGGTCAATGGCGTGCGCATCGAGCATGTCCTGCATCTGCCTTGGGACCGGAGGCTCGCCCATTTCGTTCATCATGTTGTAAATCACCAGCGACGGATGGTTGCGGAACTCTTTGACCATTCGCAGCCATTTAAGACGGGCCATTTTGAAGGCGAACTCGTCATCAGTCGCCTTGCAGCGGTATCCTCCTGGCTCTGCGTAGTAGAGCAGGCCGAGTTCGTCTGCCTTGTCGAGCACCATTGACTGCCCCTTATGCCGGTGGAAGTTCAGCATGTTCATATTGAGGCCCTTGGCCTGCCGGATCTGCTTTTCGACCAGCCCTTCGGTCGGGAAACTGCCGTTCACCGGCCAAAAACCCCAACTGATAGACGAAAGTAGAAATTCGCGTTTACCGTTGAGCACAAAGTGGTCGTCCACGCCGCGACCGGCGACATCAAACCAGCGGAAGCCGAAGCGGACAGCATCCTGGTCGGTAAAAGCTGAAGCCTCGATTTTCACTTTGCAGAGATAGAGATTCGGATTGTCGTAATGCCACAGTTTGGCAGATGGAACACTCACGCGATGCTCAATCTGAGTCTCTCCCTTTTGCAGGAAGATGTTATCATAACGCTGACTGAAAACCACTGTATCGGGATTGTCTGCTGCAACGACATCGATTTGCAGTGCCCCGGTTACTGCGTCGCTTCTGCTGTTCTGAACAGTGGTCCGCACATCGATCGCTGTCATTTCCGGAAGGTTTTTAATAAAGACATTGTCGATGTAAACCGGGTCCACAATCCGCATATCCACAGATCCGGCAATTCCGCCAAAGCCATGGGCGAACGGGATTTTGTACTTGCCCCAGTCGAACACCGTAACATCGGGCCAGATAAAGTTACCGCCCGCATCTGTGATGCGTACTGCCAGTGTGTTCTTTTTTCCGGGTTTAACCGCATCGGTAATGTCGATCTCAAACACCGAGTTTCCGATCATATCATAACCCACAAGGGTTTCGTTGACGAAAACCTCGGATCGAAGCCGGTTGTTCTCAAATTCCAGGAGGATGCGTTTGCCCCCGGCGCTTGCGGGCACATCCAGCATCCTCCACCACCAGCTCACGCCAAGGTAGTCACCCAGTTCTGAGCTTTCATCTGTTTTCCTGTCTCCTTGTATCTCGTCCCAGAAATATTCTTCAACTGTTCCCGGGACCGAAACAGAAATCGCCTCCCTGCTGGAATACATAGCCTGCCATCCACCCGTTGGAGGATTTACTGGCAGTTTGCTGATATCGACCGGCGGCAGGAAAAGCTCATCATTTTTCCATTGTGCTTCCACATCCCGCCAAAGCTTCCACTCATCGCCAGAGAGCCGGATCTCGGTTCTGGAGGATTTTCCGATAATCTCAGCGTGTACCGTTGCCTCAGTTCCACCCCAAAAAACCAATGGCAGCAATATGCCAGTAAATACTGTTCTCATTTTTTAACTCCTTTATTTTTTCCTGCTTATCCGTTTATTGCATACTGCTTTTCATATTTTCTTTGCAGGAGCCTTTTTTGCTTCCCCTGCAGCCTCGGTTGTTGCCTCATCGGCTGCCTCAATAATCGCTTCAGCCGCTGCCCTGCATTCCGCACACATTCCGCCAGCTGATTCACAGGCATCACAGCCAGGCGTTTTCACGCCAGCCGCCAGAGCAGCCGCTGCCTTCCCAGCTTCCGCCTTCATGGCCCCCACATGCCTTCCAATGCTCTCTACGGCTGGTTCAGGAGGCGTTTCCCATGGACGACCGCCCGGACCATTGTCTATTACAGGAAATGCGGACAACCTCAGCCTTGCAGCGCCCATCGGAATTAAGGTGATGTATTCAACCGGTTCATCAGACTTTACCGGGCTCTCCGAAATAAGCCCCACCAGATCCGTAACTATATCTTTTTGCCATTCGGGAATCCTGCGTCCTTTTGCCTTGATTTCAATTGGTGTTTCCGTGCTTCCCCATGCATTGTTGTCAGATGGCCATTCCCTCTTTACTACTGCAAAGGATGCATCAAGCTTACCTTTATCGAGTACCAAGCCATAGTTCCACGGTGTTGTCGGATAGATTTCAAAGGCGGGCCATGCAGCGAGTTGCTCTTTCGACAATTCGCGACGCCACGAGTCCGGCAAATGCTCCTTGGATACTGCTATTGTCCCATTCAGGGGCACGTATTTCTCAGAGATTTTCAATGAGTACGTAAGGGGCCCGCGGTCAACTGAAATGCTGTTGGCGTTTTTGGTCCATGTCCTTACACTCAATTTCATGGGCAGCCTGAGCTTAACAATGTCACCGTTTTTCCATTCGCGGTTGATCCGGAGAAATGATTGAGGTTGCGTTTGTACCTTTACCTGCCGGTCGTTTACGGTGACTTCAGCCTTGTCGCACCAACCGGGTATCCGAAGATACAGGGGGAATTCGCGGGAATGGGGCAATGAGATAGAAAGCTCGATATTCTCGTCGAATGGATAGTACGTGGTCTCTGTAATACTCACCTCTGTGCCGTCACCCACTTTCGCGGTTACCTTCGAAGCGGAGTAAAAAATTAGTGCCAGACCGTTATCGGGGGTAGCCATCCAGAGATGTTCGGCATAATAAGGCCAGCCTTGCCCCATGTTGAGCTGGCAACAACGGTGTGCATGTGGGTTCATCAGGTACTTGGAACCAGGATCCTGAAGCTTCGGGCTTTTGTTTTTAGCGTTGGAAATAATCAGGTTGGGTGCGGTCAGATAGCGAAGCCCTCTGAAATCAGGGGTCGTTACGGCGGGAAGCGTGTTAAACGCCGCATCCTCGCATCGATCCGCCCATTTGAGATCGGCGTCAATTTTCAGGATCGC
Encoded proteins:
- a CDS encoding PA14 domain-containing protein, giving the protein MRTVFTGILLPLVFWGGTEATVHAEIIGKSSRTEIRLSGDEWKLWRDVEAQWKNDELFLPPVDISKLPVNPPTGGWQAMYSSREAISVSVPGTVEEYFWDEIQGDRKTDESSELGDYLGVSWWWRMLDVPASAGGKRILLEFENNRLRSEVFVNETLVGYDMIGNSVFEIDITDAVKPGKKNTLAVRITDAGGNFIWPDVTVFDWGKYKIPFAHGFGGIAGSVDMRIVDPVYIDNVFIKNLPEMTAIDVRTTVQNSRSDAVTGALQIDVVAADNPDTVVFSQRYDNIFLQKGETQIEHRVSVPSAKLWHYDNPNLYLCKVKIEASAFTDQDAVRFGFRWFDVAGRGVDDHFVLNGKREFLLSSISWGFWPVNGSFPTEGLVEKQIRQAKGLNMNMLNFHRHKGQSMVLDKADELGLLYYAEPGGYRCKATDDEFAFKMARLKWLRMVKEFRNHPSLVIYNMMNEMGEPPVPRQMQDMLDAHAIDPTRIITYSSGFSRQNLACKLHMLPYDDKQYTNGWFDPHHATSVGVYRDSLYNSPIDYSYRYDESTRKEILFLGEEGAVGVPPRLQLINDYYKTAGNHNGWDGADYIKWFNAFDGYLKQKGLKNLTVDDVTIGMGNIQYYYHGRMIENAKINDLIDGYVINGWECEKMENHSGIVDSFRNYKGNPDIIRRYTRPVYVAIKARNKVTHISDTIDVDFYIVNEWILHGDYMLEVDLVDPVGKVVKQDRWPVSVSRERLGTLVKEKTPFALSEGPGYYTIHARLIDKNGTQQADGMEMLFAVDWKSAKLPTKGAVIEPSSNIHDFISTGFKAELPAYQDNMGKLDYIVLDNSVSAVPDSLFKSPDGKLGLKAEYFNKQDPDTPVGTRIETNINKNDPARFQGLGGDIMVIWTGSITPMASGTYVLCGDFAGQLNIWLNGELVINEKAGTRRKDRFKKSNPLDLEAGKSYKIKVQHIQDGGRNHALILQWERQVSGSQYNRILDRVANDGTTLIVTGNNTVAFAEEIAGLGLVKYNGFMVVDRWWKAGALFAVEHPLFKDLPQNTGMNWEYQDVVKYEMTIDSAGEFKMEYGGKRYGLLLEGEEVAGFCTNGHQHKVASTVSVVRHGKGKIVISCLDIYPYLGEHSKSSNSAKKILCNYIEYANQK
- a CDS encoding glycoside hydrolase family 127 protein; this encodes MNCKRGLVNTWNTIICILIMHVHALVGAETIENVSRPDTRPTNDFYIGNRPPLLPGPLLKLPIGAIEPQGWLLKQLELEADGFFGHLPELSRFLIKEGNPWLSPEGVGEKFWEEVPYWLKGYGDLAYVLGDQEMIDEAMVWINGVISSQREDGWFGPRANIKSPRVHNTGKPDLWPNMPMLNALQAYYEYSGDERVIRLMTKYFEWQSNVADEDFLLPLWQHQRGGDNLASVYWLYNRTGDKRLLDLGHKIFNNIANWTEGVAGWHNVNITQALRSTPIYYLQSKNPEHLIAPERNYQTVWGMYGQVPGGLFGSDENCRPGFVTARQAVETCGVVEMMHSCQAILKIDADLKWADRCEDAAFNTLPAVTTPDFRGLRYLTAPNLIISNAKNKSPKLQDPGSKYLMNPHAHRCCQLNMGQGWPYYAEHLWMATPDNGLALIFYSASKVTAKVGDGTEVSITETTYYPFDENIELSISLPHSREFPLYLRIPGWCDKAEVTVNDRQVKVQTQPQSFLRINREWKNGDIVKLRLPMKLSVRTWTKNANSISVDRGPLTYSLKISEKYVPLNGTIAVSKEHLPDSWRRELSKEQLAAWPAFEIYPTTPWNYGLVLDKGKLDASFAVVKREWPSDNNAWGSTETPIEIKAKGRRIPEWQKDIVTDLVGLISESPVKSDEPVEYITLIPMGAARLRLSAFPVIDNGPGGRPWETPPEPAVESIGRHVGAMKAEAGKAAAALAAGVKTPGCDACESAGGMCAECRAAAEAIIEAADEATTEAAGEAKKAPAKKI